In Chlorobiota bacterium, the sequence AAAACAGGTTTCCATAATCAACGAATACCGCTGCGGTTGCACGCGATGCAGCAGCGGCGGCTGCGCGTGCGGCTGTGTTGTTGTTCATCACAGGTGAAAGAATAGATTGATGAAGAATGCCGCACGCACAACTAAAGCGTGCGGCAGTGTGTTGTCATAGTGACAGTTGTTGGAACTTCCCAGTTACAGGAGGTAGGGGGATTGCCAGAAACTGGTGAACCGTGAACCATATGCGGGCGCAAAATAGTTCCCCGGCTATCCTTGTGCAGCGGGCGGGATCATCATGTATGAAATTTTACAAGCAAACAACAGCGTTCCCCCAACTTACAGCATCCGCCGTAACCGCGCCACCGGAATATTCAGCTGTTCGCGGTACTTGGCAACGGTGCGCCGGGCGATGTTGTAGCCGGCCTCGTGCATCCGCTGGCTGATCTCGTCGTCGGATAACGGAGTTTTCTTGTTCTCCTCGTCAATCATCTCCTTAATCTTGGCCTTCACAATCTTGTTGGCCACTTCCTCGCCGGTGGCGGTGTGGAGTTTTTCGGAGAAAAAGTACTTCAATTCGAAGGTCCCGTAATCGGTCTGGACGTACTTTCCATTGACCACGCGGCAGACGGTGGAGATGTCCATGCCGATCCGTTCGGCAACGTCGCGGTAGATCATCGGCTTCAGTTGGTCGGGGCCGTACAGGAAGAACGATTCCTGCAAATCCACAATGGCCCGCATCACCCGCATCATGGTTTGCCGTCGCTGGTGGATTGAGGCAATGAACCACTTGGCGGCCTCCATCTTCTCGCGCAGGAATTTCTGGGCGGTGCGTTCGGCACTGCTCCGTTTTTTCCCACGCCGCATCATCTCCTGGTAGCTTCGGTTGATCCGCAGCGAAGGGATGTTCCGGTCGTTCGGGGTGATGATGATATCCTCCCCGTCGCGCTCCACAAGGAAATCTGGGGTGATGTAGTTGGTCTCGGTGATGGTGAACGAGCCTTCCCCAGGCTTCGGATTTAGCGAGCGGATCGCCTCCAACGCCCGCTTCAGCTCCTCCTCGGTGCATCCATGCCGGGCGCAGATTCTTTCGAAATGCTTGTGGGTGAAGTCGTTAAAGGTGTCGCGAAGGATTGCGTAGGCAAGGGGTGCGGTCGGGGAGCTGTGAAGCTGCGGCTCCAGCTGCACCATCAAGCACTCCCGAAGGTCCCGCGCGCCCACCCCAAGCGGGTCCAGCCGTTGTATCCGATGCAGCACCCCCTCGGCTTCTTCGTAGGTGAAGGCCGGCACATTGGGAAGCGGCTCCAGAAGCATTCCCCCCGCCGCCAATTCCTCCTGCTTTGCAGCCGGTTGCGAAGCAATGGGCGCACGCTGCGCTCCCAACGGCTGTGCTGCGGTCCCCATCTCCAAAATCTTCGCAAGCTCCTCGATAGACATCCGCGACATCTCCTCCAGCGAAATGGAGTCAACCCCGCGGACGGCGGGTGCTTCCTGTTCGTCGTCCTCGCCTTCTTCCTCAGCAACGCTGTCGTGGTGGGTGGGTAGCTGGTCGTCGGTGTCGTCGTCGTGTTCGGCCTGTTCCTGCAAGCGTGCTTGGCGGATTTGCGCGGCAATGCGTTCGCGGCCAAAGGGTTGGTCGGTTGCGGGGGCTTGGTAGCTGTCGAACCGCCCATCGCCGATTGCGGTTTCCTGCACGTACACCGTCTGGCTGGTCATGGCGATGAACTTGTTCAGGTCGTCCACCACCTCGTGCAGGTCGCGCCGCAAGTAGCCGTCGTCGTCAATGTTCCCGATAATCTCCTCGGCCAACACCAGCTCGTTATCGCTGATGGTCTGCATCCGCAGCTGCGCCAGCAGTTGTTGGGCAAAGGTCTCGTAGTCGCGTTGTGGTTGTTCTTCGTAGTCGTCCCCTTCCTGCCCGGCAAAGGTGGGTGCTTTGTAGCCATCGTAGTCGTCGGGGGCGTTGTAGTCAAGCTCGTTATCGGACGAACGTGCGTCCCCTTCAAAGTCGAAATCATCATCGCTATCGTCGTCGCTGCCGGAGCGTTCGCTTGGGGCAAGGTCTTGGTCCGGGGCAAAGTCCAACTCTTGGTCGAAGATGCCGGATTCTTCCAACAGTGGGTTGGCTTCCAACTCCTGTTTGATCGCTTGCTCCAGCACCGCAGTGGGCAGCTGAAGCATCTTCAGATACTGGACCTGCTGCGGCGTTACCCGTTGTTGTTGCGTTAGGATTGGGGAGAGTGTAATCATCACTCAAAGGTCATCAAAAAATGTTCGGATCAGGTTTCCATCGGTTCGGTTGTTCGCCTGTTGGTGCGGCGGCTGGGCGGCATCCAGGGCTGAACGTGGCCAAATATACACAGAAGGGGAGGCGAATTGGAAGCATTGGGGAAGGTACACGCCAACCGCAACCAAACGCCAAGCTGGTGGCGGAGGATGGGGGGGAGAAGGCCTTTGCAGAAATCACCCTTTTTTCCCTTTTGGGTTCTTCTCTTTGCTGGATAGGTGTTCGGCAAGCTGCGCGTAGAATTCGGGACCGAAGGCGCGGGTAAGGGCTTCTTCAAGGAACTGATAGAGTGGAACCCCGTGCTTGCGTCCGTTCAGCAGTGCGGGGCGGCACTCGCTGATCTTCTCGTAGCGTAAGTAGGTTGCGCCAAACAGTTCCTCCACCCGAATCGGGAACAGGTGGCAGCTGATCGGTTTGCGGAAGCTGGTTTCGCCGTTGAAGTAGGCGCGTTCAATGGCGCATTTGGCAACCCCTTCCTGGCGATAGACGAACACGCAGTCCCGTTCATCAAGGCAGGTGGTGGCGTAATCGCCGGGTTCCCCTTCCACCGCGCCCAGGGCTTCAATCGCGCGGGAGTGTTCGGGGGGAAGGTAGGGAAGCGCGGCGGGGATGGCTTGCTGAATCTGCTCCACCTCGCTGTCCAGCACGGGCGCGCCCCGCCCGCCGGGCATGGTGCAGCAGGCACCGCGGCAAGCGGCAAGGTCGCAACTGAACTGAACGCTTCCAATGGCGTTATCGGCAATGGCGTTGACAATAGTGAACATCGGCAGTAAAAATCTCCATGATTGAAGGGGCGATCAACAAGATAACAGAGCCGTTTGGAAGTTGTAGAGGGACATACTGTTACTTGCAACGGGGGGGGATAATTGGGCAGATTGGCTTCCGGCTTGAAGCAATATACAAGCCCCACAACGGTCGGCAAGGGGGTGGGTTCGCTGGTGTTGGATACTCCAACATCCAATGGCGAACGCCAATAACCCACCGGCATCGTTGCAAGACCCCAGCCAATAAACCGTATGCTTGACAATATCGCGCAAACAACTACCGAACTACTTGACGGCCACGACGTTGCCGAACCGATCTTCGCAATGCCCGAAGAGCGCGAGTTCGCCGAAGCAGTTCCGGAATACCTTCGCCCCGGCTATCGCTTGCTGATGGCCGGCGATGCCGACACCGCCATTGCGTTGTGGGAGGAAGTCTATCACCGCTACCCATCGGCAGAAATTTGCGGCTATATCTCCCGCGCGCACTGCTACCGGATGTTCTTCCAGGATCACTACCATAACCCCGCCGACCGCTCCCCGCATATCCGCCAGATGCGCCATTGGGCCGAACGTGCGCTAACGCTGAACCCTAATTCCTCCATCGGCCATGCCATGCTCTCGTTTTCCATTGGGCAGGAGGCATTAGTCA encodes:
- the rpoN gene encoding RNA polymerase factor sigma-54, with amino-acid sequence MITLSPILTQQQRVTPQQVQYLKMLQLPTAVLEQAIKQELEANPLLEESGIFDQELDFAPDQDLAPSERSGSDDDSDDDFDFEGDARSSDNELDYNAPDDYDGYKAPTFAGQEGDDYEEQPQRDYETFAQQLLAQLRMQTISDNELVLAEEIIGNIDDDGYLRRDLHEVVDDLNKFIAMTSQTVYVQETAIGDGRFDSYQAPATDQPFGRERIAAQIRQARLQEQAEHDDDTDDQLPTHHDSVAEEEGEDDEQEAPAVRGVDSISLEEMSRMSIEELAKILEMGTAAQPLGAQRAPIASQPAAKQEELAAGGMLLEPLPNVPAFTYEEAEGVLHRIQRLDPLGVGARDLRECLMVQLEPQLHSSPTAPLAYAILRDTFNDFTHKHFERICARHGCTEEELKRALEAIRSLNPKPGEGSFTITETNYITPDFLVERDGEDIIITPNDRNIPSLRINRSYQEMMRRGKKRSSAERTAQKFLREKMEAAKWFIASIHQRRQTMMRVMRAIVDLQESFFLYGPDQLKPMIYRDVAERIGMDISTVCRVVNGKYVQTDYGTFELKYFFSEKLHTATGEEVANKIVKAKIKEMIDEENKKTPLSDDEISQRMHEAGYNIARRTVAKYREQLNIPVARLRRML
- a CDS encoding DUF3109 family protein, with amino-acid sequence MFTIVNAIADNAIGSVQFSCDLAACRGACCTMPGGRGAPVLDSEVEQIQQAIPAALPYLPPEHSRAIEALGAVEGEPGDYATTCLDERDCVFVYRQEGVAKCAIERAYFNGETSFRKPISCHLFPIRVEELFGATYLRYEKISECRPALLNGRKHGVPLYQFLEEALTRAFGPEFYAQLAEHLSSKEKNPKGKKG